The following are encoded in a window of Thalassotalea insulae genomic DNA:
- a CDS encoding ArsR family transcriptional regulator, whose protein sequence is MSTKEQQDDKVFKALAASDRRKILDLLRDGPMLTGDICQQMAWLSRCSVLQHLKVLASAQLIVQQKQGRNCWNTLDISPIQGIYQRWIKDYAAPAANFLHLLKQDLEQD, encoded by the coding sequence ATGAGCACAAAAGAGCAGCAGGACGATAAAGTTTTTAAAGCATTGGCGGCCAGTGATCGACGAAAAATACTAGATCTGCTGCGGGATGGTCCAATGCTGACGGGGGATATCTGCCAGCAAATGGCATGGTTAAGTCGTTGTTCGGTGTTACAGCATTTAAAGGTATTAGCCAGCGCGCAATTGATCGTACAGCAAAAGCAGGGGCGAAACTGCTGGAATACTTTGGATATCAGTCCAATTCAGGGAATTTATCAACGTTGGATTAAAGACTATGCTGCGCCGGCAGCTAATTTTCTGCATCTGTTGAAACAGGATCTTGAGCAAGATTAA
- a CDS encoding nitrous oxide reductase accessory protein NosL, which translates to MKILTTFPLFILCLLVACSQPDENKHQQQQSVAIESNDECHLCGMLIANFSGPKAELYRQGITEKESNKIHKFCSTRDMFSFYLDPENKRNVTSIYVHDMSKSPWDEPNDSYFIDAKTAWFVAGSDKTGAMGPTLASFAKQQDAQQFAQQFGGQVLAFEQVDLAVLME; encoded by the coding sequence ATGAAAATCTTAACTACTTTTCCATTATTCATTCTGTGCCTGTTAGTGGCTTGTTCACAACCTGATGAAAATAAACATCAGCAGCAACAGTCGGTAGCGATTGAATCAAACGATGAATGCCACTTGTGTGGCATGTTGATAGCAAATTTTTCTGGTCCAAAAGCTGAACTTTATCGACAAGGGATCACGGAAAAAGAAAGCAATAAAATCCATAAATTTTGTTCGACTCGGGACATGTTCAGTTTTTATCTCGATCCAGAAAACAAACGCAATGTTACCAGTATCTACGTGCATGATATGAGTAAATCACCTTGGGATGAGCCGAATGACAGTTACTTTATCGATGCCAAAACTGCCTGGTTTGTTGCAGGTTCTGATAAAACAGGGGCTATGGGGCCGACTCTGGCGAGCTTTGCTAAACAGCAAGACGCTCAGCAGTTTGCTCAGCAGTTTGGTGGTCAGGTGTTGGCGTTTGAACAAGTTGACTTAGCGGTATTAATGGAATAA
- a CDS encoding ABC transporter ATP-binding protein — translation MTHSVNDSRLVTLKQVGKHYPKLIALDSIDMHLDQGEVLGLFGHNGAGKTTMMKLILGVISPSSGQVEVMGCAPDSKTAWHMRTRIGYLPENVSFYEQLTGLEVLTYFARLKGYSKKHAMALLEQVGITYAMKRQVKTYSKGMRQRLGLAQAFIGQPKLLLLDEPTVGLDPIATAEFYQTVDQLKSQGTSVILCSHVLPGVEQHIDRAMILSSGHLLASGSLAELRTQVDLPIRIKPYGLNGTLRQDAQLMQYLTGENTQDILLVPEKDKLAILRQLLSYPSLQNIDVEPANLEQVYQHYLMQHQHQNQHDTAAEHRE, via the coding sequence ATGACACATTCAGTAAACGATTCCCGGTTAGTGACGTTAAAGCAAGTCGGTAAGCATTATCCCAAGCTCATTGCACTTGATTCAATTGATATGCATCTTGATCAAGGCGAAGTTTTAGGATTGTTTGGTCACAATGGCGCTGGTAAAACCACTATGATGAAACTGATCCTAGGGGTGATCTCACCAAGCTCAGGTCAGGTGGAAGTTATGGGGTGTGCCCCTGATTCAAAAACTGCCTGGCATATGCGGACGAGAATAGGTTATCTGCCGGAAAATGTTAGTTTTTATGAACAGCTTACTGGGCTTGAAGTACTCACTTACTTTGCCCGATTAAAAGGCTATAGTAAAAAACATGCTATGGCGTTGCTGGAACAAGTCGGCATCACCTATGCGATGAAACGCCAAGTGAAAACTTATTCTAAAGGCATGAGACAAAGGTTAGGTTTGGCTCAGGCATTTATAGGTCAACCTAAGTTGTTGTTATTGGATGAGCCAACTGTCGGCTTAGATCCAATTGCGACTGCTGAGTTTTATCAAACGGTTGATCAGCTTAAAAGTCAGGGCACCAGTGTCATTCTATGTTCCCATGTATTACCCGGGGTTGAACAACATATTGATCGGGCAATGATTTTATCTTCGGGTCACTTATTGGCATCCGGTAGCTTAGCAGAGCTTAGGACACAAGTAGATTTACCGATACGTATTAAACCGTATGGTTTAAATGGCACGCTTAGGCAAGATGCACAGTTAATGCAATATTTAACAGGTGAAAATACGCAGGATATTTTGCTCGTGCCAGAAAAAGATAAACTGGCAATCTTGCGTCAGTTATTATCTTATCCATCATTACAAAATATTGATGTTGAGCCCGCTAATCTGGAGCAGGTTTATCAACATTATTTGATGCAACACCAGCATCAAAACCAGCACGATACAGCAGCGGAGCATAGAGAATGA
- a CDS encoding ABC transporter permease, producing MKQILAVASKEFCDGLRNRWLLSITAIFAVLSIGLTYVGAAASGVVGIASLSTTVASLSSLAVFLIPLIALLLSYDSFVGEQESGTLLLLLTYPLSKTQLLLGKFLGQGSIIALATLLGFGSSAIVLYLQTNDSLVFTTFFTFILSAVLLGLSFTAIAYLISLSVAEKSKAAGLALITWFLFALVFDLGLLALLVGIEQGISQQGLTQLMMLNPSDIFRLVNLAGLDSSDVNGALAIAIKSSLSQQQLFVLLLSWVIMPLVLANFIFKKKKL from the coding sequence ATGAAACAAATTTTAGCTGTTGCCAGTAAAGAATTTTGCGATGGCCTGCGTAATCGCTGGTTATTGTCGATTACCGCAATATTTGCTGTTTTATCGATTGGACTGACCTATGTTGGCGCTGCGGCATCAGGTGTGGTCGGGATCGCATCGCTATCAACTACAGTAGCAAGTTTATCAAGCTTAGCGGTGTTTCTTATTCCGTTAATTGCTTTATTGTTAAGTTATGACAGTTTTGTTGGTGAGCAGGAAAGTGGCACTTTATTGTTACTGCTCACTTACCCGTTAAGTAAAACTCAGCTGTTACTGGGAAAATTTTTAGGGCAGGGCAGCATTATTGCCCTGGCGACTTTACTTGGTTTTGGTAGTTCAGCGATAGTATTGTATCTGCAAACCAATGATAGCTTAGTGTTCACAACGTTTTTTACCTTTATACTCAGTGCCGTGTTGTTAGGGTTAAGCTTTACTGCCATTGCTTATTTGATCAGTTTATCGGTCGCAGAAAAATCTAAAGCAGCGGGGTTAGCACTAATCACCTGGTTTTTATTTGCTCTAGTGTTTGACTTAGGTTTACTCGCACTATTGGTGGGAATTGAACAAGGGATCAGCCAACAAGGTTTAACTCAGCTTATGATGCTCAACCCTTCCGATATTTTCCGTTTAGTGAACCTTGCGGGGCTAGATAGTAGTGATGTTAATGGTGCGCTGGCAATAGCGATTAAATCCAGTTTATCGCAACAACAGTTATTTGTCTTGCTGCTTAGCTGGGTCATTATGCCGTTAGTATTGGCAAATTTTATTTTTAAGAAGAAGAAATTGTAA
- a CDS encoding SRPBCC domain-containing protein, giving the protein MLTNYSVSTKILKPLGEVFQAVVEKQHIIRYFADESSDNLIPGQQVIWHWQQWGNYPVIVKEVLNNQRITLSLDAKAWQKTQGESYDVTVIIAFETVSDDETLVTISEQGWPQDSQGLTASHENCGGWMHMLMCLKAYIEHDIDLR; this is encoded by the coding sequence ATGCTAACTAACTACAGTGTCAGTACGAAAATTTTAAAACCACTGGGCGAAGTCTTCCAAGCGGTAGTAGAAAAGCAGCATATCATCAGGTATTTCGCAGATGAAAGCAGTGATAACTTAATCCCTGGTCAACAAGTGATTTGGCATTGGCAGCAATGGGGAAATTATCCAGTTATTGTCAAAGAAGTGCTAAATAATCAACGAATCACACTAAGCCTAGATGCTAAAGCATGGCAGAAAACTCAAGGTGAAAGCTACGATGTGACAGTTATTATCGCCTTTGAAACCGTTAGTGACGATGAAACCTTAGTAACCATTAGTGAACAAGGCTGGCCACAAGACTCACAAGGTTTAACCGCCTCTCATGAAAACTGTGGTGGCTGGATGCATATGCTAATGTGCCTAAAAGCTTATATCGAACACGATATCGATTTACGTTAG
- a CDS encoding ribonuclease E inhibitor RraB produces MLLANKNTLTLTSECRYNNEKLKNWTDMNFPNDETGQVLAEMQDAGIDLAAEHKVVFFQLFEKKEQAMAMAEHLAAKAPEIIVDLHPDQTPNVWDLDCTLVMVPNYDTIVAQEAQFEQIARQFDGYNDGWGIEA; encoded by the coding sequence GTGTTATTAGCAAATAAAAATACGCTAACCTTAACGTCTGAATGCCGCTATAATAACGAAAAATTGAAAAACTGGACTGATATGAATTTCCCAAATGATGAAACCGGCCAGGTATTAGCAGAGATGCAAGATGCTGGAATTGACTTAGCTGCTGAGCACAAAGTGGTTTTTTTTCAATTATTTGAAAAGAAAGAACAGGCGATGGCAATGGCTGAACATTTAGCGGCCAAAGCGCCTGAGATCATCGTCGATCTTCACCCTGACCAAACGCCTAATGTTTGGGATTTAGATTGTACTTTAGTGATGGTGCCCAATTATGACACCATTGTCGCTCAGGAAGCGCAGTTTGAACAAATTGCTCGCCAGTTTGACGGTTACAATGATGGCTGGGGGATTGAAGCCTAA
- a CDS encoding DUF4136 domain-containing protein, whose translation MLLLPAVTSCSGRLPASAKYSRYYDFSAIKSYSTFDRNSAFSEYQNISDATRNSIELAIEQALDSLGYSYQSSEQADILISYHLINKSKELKKYNRGVSFCRPCLTLSDRDNRQKTWRMQPGSLILDVVSRDSHRSVWRSVYPLDIKEQDNSFEVQEKIQTVIKHMLTSFPLHASPS comes from the coding sequence TTGTTATTATTACCTGCTGTTACTTCCTGTAGCGGTCGCTTGCCAGCATCGGCGAAATATAGTCGCTATTATGATTTTTCTGCGATTAAAAGTTATAGCACTTTTGATCGTAATTCTGCATTTAGCGAATACCAAAATATCAGTGATGCTACCCGTAATAGCATTGAGCTTGCGATTGAGCAGGCGCTGGACTCACTAGGGTATAGTTATCAAAGTAGTGAGCAAGCGGATATTCTGATCAGTTATCATTTGATCAATAAATCAAAAGAGCTAAAAAAATATAATCGTGGCGTCAGTTTCTGTCGTCCCTGTTTAACGCTGAGTGACCGAGATAACCGTCAAAAAACATGGCGAATGCAGCCGGGCAGTTTGATTCTTGACGTTGTTAGTCGTGACAGTCATCGCTCTGTTTGGCGCAGTGTGTATCCATTAGATATAAAAGAACAAGATAATAGTTTCGAGGTACAAGAAAAAATCCAGACGGTAATTAAGCATATGTTAACTAGTTTTCCGTTACACGCATCACCTAGTTAA
- a CDS encoding nitrous oxide reductase family maturation protein NosD — protein MAKIQRGFLFSLAFVVAISVTNVALAQQFEISAQDNLQQRLDQAADGDILRLAPGRYSGNFVIKHSITLLGQPGVIIDAQGQGHGLLLQASDIHIKNLNIINWGQDLTAQNAGIYSDSQSQRILIENNQLKGDGFGIWLQKSDDSQVIGNTIEGNLNLRSADRGNGIQLSIVKNVVVRDNEVFHTRDGLYIISSQQNTLENNTMHDLRYGVHYMYSHSNKVLNNHAYNTRAGYALMSSRHLVVDGNTSHNSEDYGFLMNFITYSQISHNRIKNVWTKPEHKVLGRDGKGLFVYNSAYNTINDNLIDTAEIGIHLTAGSEGTKVYGNSFINNPTQVKYVSNKKQEWSQQQQGNYWSNYLGWDMDNDRIGDSAFEPNDGIDKLLWQYPEMKMLMDSPAVLILRWVQKQFPVLKPPGVKDSYPLMTSPHLQQQDKVFTHMSVKAGVKTALQPVTDKGD, from the coding sequence ATAGCAAAAATACAGAGGGGTTTCCTGTTTAGTCTGGCATTTGTGGTCGCAATATCGGTAACGAATGTTGCTCTGGCGCAGCAGTTTGAAATCTCTGCTCAAGATAATTTACAGCAAAGGCTGGATCAGGCGGCTGATGGCGATATTTTGCGACTGGCACCGGGACGTTACTCGGGTAATTTTGTCATTAAGCATAGTATTACCTTGTTAGGGCAGCCGGGAGTTATCATTGACGCTCAAGGTCAGGGGCATGGGCTACTATTACAAGCATCAGATATTCACATAAAAAACCTTAACATTATTAACTGGGGCCAGGATCTGACAGCACAAAATGCGGGTATTTATTCTGATAGTCAGTCTCAGCGTATTTTAATCGAAAACAATCAGTTAAAAGGTGATGGCTTTGGTATCTGGTTGCAAAAATCTGATGATTCACAAGTGATAGGCAACACCATTGAGGGCAATCTTAATTTACGCTCTGCCGATCGCGGTAATGGTATTCAATTGTCGATAGTTAAAAATGTCGTCGTTCGCGATAACGAAGTTTTTCATACCCGCGATGGCTTATACATCATCTCCAGTCAGCAAAATACTCTGGAAAACAATACCATGCATGATCTTCGCTATGGTGTGCATTACATGTACTCTCATAGTAACAAGGTATTAAATAATCATGCTTATAATACCCGTGCGGGTTATGCCTTAATGAGTTCCCGTCACTTAGTAGTCGATGGTAATACTAGCCACAATAGCGAAGATTATGGCTTCTTAATGAATTTTATTACCTATTCGCAAATTAGTCATAACCGTATTAAAAATGTCTGGACCAAACCCGAACATAAAGTATTAGGCCGTGATGGTAAGGGATTGTTTGTTTATAACTCTGCCTATAACACCATTAACGATAACCTGATTGATACAGCGGAAATTGGTATTCACTTAACCGCAGGTTCTGAAGGCACTAAGGTCTATGGTAATAGCTTTATTAACAATCCGACTCAGGTGAAATATGTCTCCAATAAGAAACAGGAATGGAGTCAGCAGCAACAGGGCAATTACTGGAGTAATTATCTGGGTTGGGATATGGATAATGACCGTATTGGTGATAGCGCGTTTGAGCCGAATGACGGTATCGATAAATTATTATGGCAATACCCTGAAATGAAAATGTTAATGGACAGCCCCGCAGTGCTTATTTTACGTTGGGTACAAAAACAATTTCCGGTATTAAAACCACCTGGAGTGAAAGACAGCTATCCATTGATGACTTCACCGCATTTGCAGCAGCAAGATAAGGTATTTACCCATATGAGTGTCAAAGCGGGTGTTAAAACTGCGTTGCAACCCGTAACGGATAAAGGTGATTAG
- a CDS encoding trimeric intracellular cation channel family protein: MFELLYWLDLFGVIVFALSGALMAGRYQLDPFGVVVLAAVTAIGGGTIRDVILGTQVFWVANPIYLYVILATALLTIIFIRRPKRIPKRFLLIADAFGLALFAVLGTQKALGLGATTSVAIVMGTITGVAGGMIRDVLCNVIPMILRQEIYALAAMLGGCLFVIFNWLGLSENVATIYAIIGALALRLAAIYWQVSLPAFQIVDKEK, from the coding sequence ATGTTTGAGTTACTTTACTGGCTTGATTTATTTGGTGTCATCGTTTTTGCGCTTTCCGGCGCATTAATGGCGGGGCGGTATCAATTGGATCCCTTTGGTGTTGTGGTGCTAGCTGCGGTAACAGCCATAGGTGGAGGTACCATTAGAGACGTGATCTTAGGTACTCAGGTGTTTTGGGTTGCAAACCCGATTTATTTATATGTAATTTTAGCCACTGCATTATTAACTATCATTTTTATCCGCCGCCCGAAACGTATTCCTAAACGCTTTTTACTCATTGCTGACGCCTTTGGTTTAGCGCTATTTGCGGTATTAGGCACGCAAAAGGCTTTAGGGTTAGGGGCTACCACCTCTGTTGCTATCGTTATGGGAACTATTACTGGCGTTGCCGGTGGCATGATCCGTGACGTCTTATGTAACGTTATCCCTATGATACTCAGACAGGAAATTTACGCCTTAGCAGCAATGCTTGGTGGCTGCCTGTTTGTTATTTTCAATTGGTTGGGCTTATCAGAAAATGTCGCGACAATTTACGCCATTATTGGTGCGTTGGCACTAAGGTTAGCAGCGATATATTGGCAGGTTTCCTTACCTGCCTTTCAAATTGTTGACAAAGAAAAGTAG
- a CDS encoding rhodanese-like domain-containing protein: protein MKFKQLSTLLLLAGTSFLSFATQVNSLSQQQLLTLLNAPKTEPFVILDVRSQQEFNQGHIKGALNISHDQIEQHLTELSQYKDTLVVVHCRSGRRAQVAEAVLIEQGFNKLHHLSGDYQAWVAADLPLVK, encoded by the coding sequence ATGAAGTTCAAACAGTTAAGTACGCTATTATTACTGGCTGGCACCAGTTTTTTGTCATTTGCCACTCAGGTAAATAGTTTATCGCAACAACAATTATTGACGCTACTTAATGCACCAAAAACTGAACCTTTTGTGATACTAGATGTACGAAGTCAACAAGAATTTAATCAGGGTCATATCAAAGGAGCACTTAATATCAGCCATGATCAAATTGAACAGCACTTGACTGAACTCAGTCAATACAAGGATACACTGGTCGTTGTACATTGCCGTTCAGGTCGTCGCGCACAAGTTGCTGAAGCCGTGTTAATCGAGCAAGGCTTTAACAAACTCCATCATTTGTCGGGTGATTATCAAGCCTGGGTGGCAGCTGATTTGCCACTGGTAAAATAA
- a CDS encoding outer membrane beta-barrel protein codes for MKFVNYMMATMIAFAGPTMVNAEQMKTQHSIGLQVGGGGLEYKGKDTDNQGVGTSYLYYNYQFMPGLYLEAGLLGAEDVEDWQCKNNAGGSLECFNDDTEHVELLADDFDFGSVIVALKGELKVSKRNAFYAKIGAEFYDYQFDLEREKIVDEDGTGIYAEAGWQYRWDAGIGLNAGFQMHNLGDLDMSTFNIGVSYLF; via the coding sequence ATGAAATTTGTTAACTATATGATGGCAACTATGATTGCATTTGCTGGACCGACAATGGTAAATGCTGAACAAATGAAGACACAGCATAGCATCGGTCTACAAGTGGGCGGTGGCGGTCTGGAATACAAAGGCAAAGATACCGATAACCAGGGCGTTGGTACTTCTTATCTTTATTATAACTATCAGTTTATGCCGGGGTTATATCTGGAAGCAGGGCTGTTAGGGGCTGAAGATGTCGAAGATTGGCAATGTAAAAATAACGCTGGCGGCAGTTTGGAATGTTTTAATGATGATACAGAGCACGTTGAGTTATTAGCAGATGATTTTGATTTTGGCTCTGTCATCGTGGCGTTAAAAGGTGAGTTAAAAGTATCAAAGCGTAATGCCTTCTATGCGAAAATAGGTGCTGAATTTTATGATTATCAGTTTGACCTAGAACGTGAAAAGATCGTTGATGAAGACGGTACCGGAATTTATGCCGAAGCTGGTTGGCAATACCGTTGGGATGCGGGCATTGGTCTCAATGCCGGTTTCCAAATGCATAATCTTGGTGATTTAGACATGAGTACCTTTAATATTGGCGTTAGCTATCTATTTTAA
- the nosZ gene encoding TAT-dependent nitrous-oxide reductase, which translates to MSNEKHDVNDLELENEDRRKFFGKTALLGAGAVAAPMTAAMFSSMAQARAKEAGNSPFVHPGDLDEYYGFWSGGHSGEVRIMGIPSMRELMRIPVFNTDSATGWGLTDESKRIKGDSAHLLAGDSHHPHMSMTDGRYNGKYVFINDKANTRVARIRCDVMKCDKMITVPNVQAIHGLRVQKVPYTKYVICNGEFEIPMNNDGKASLEDVSTYRSLFNVIDAETMEVAFQVMVDGNLDNTDADYDGKYFASTCYNSEMGMNLGEMISAERDHVVVFSLAACEAAVKAGKFKTYNGNNIPVLDGRKGSNLTRYIPVPKSPHGMNTSPNGEYFVANGKLSPTVSIISIKKLDDLFANKIKPRDAIVAEPELGLGPLHTAFDNKGNAYTTLFLDSQIAKWNVEDAIAAHNGKKVNYIRQKLDVHYQPGHNHTSQGETRDADGKWLISLCKFSKDRFLPVGPLRPENDQLIDISGDEMKLVHDGPTYAEPHDCMIVHRSRMKPNKLWTRDDPIFAETLAQAKRDGVNPMTDNKVIRDGNKVRVYMTSVAPTFGLESFKVKLGNEVTVIVTNLDMVEDVTHGFCMTNHGVQMEIGPQATSSITFTADKPGVQWYYCNWFCHALHMEMRGRMLVEA; encoded by the coding sequence ATGAGCAATGAAAAACATGATGTTAATGATCTAGAGTTAGAAAACGAAGACAGACGTAAATTTTTTGGTAAAACTGCGCTATTAGGGGCCGGTGCGGTTGCTGCTCCTATGACTGCCGCAATGTTCTCGTCGATGGCGCAAGCCCGCGCCAAAGAAGCAGGTAACAGCCCATTTGTTCATCCGGGCGATCTCGATGAATACTATGGCTTCTGGTCAGGTGGTCACTCGGGTGAAGTACGTATTATGGGCATTCCATCGATGCGTGAATTAATGCGTATTCCGGTGTTTAATACTGATAGTGCAACTGGCTGGGGGTTAACCGATGAGTCTAAGCGTATTAAAGGCGACAGTGCTCACTTGTTAGCAGGTGATTCGCACCATCCTCATATGAGTATGACTGATGGCCGTTATAACGGTAAGTATGTCTTTATCAATGATAAGGCCAATACCCGTGTAGCCCGTATTCGTTGTGATGTTATGAAGTGTGACAAGATGATCACTGTACCAAACGTGCAAGCGATTCATGGTTTACGGGTACAAAAAGTACCATATACCAAATATGTTATTTGTAATGGTGAATTTGAAATTCCAATGAACAATGACGGTAAGGCGAGCTTAGAAGACGTCAGCACTTATCGCTCATTATTTAACGTCATTGATGCGGAAACCATGGAAGTGGCTTTCCAAGTCATGGTTGATGGTAACTTAGATAATACCGATGCAGATTATGATGGTAAGTATTTCGCCTCTACTTGTTACAACTCAGAAATGGGTATGAACTTAGGTGAGATGATTTCTGCTGAACGTGACCATGTGGTGGTCTTTAGTTTGGCTGCCTGTGAAGCTGCGGTAAAAGCAGGTAAATTCAAAACCTACAATGGTAATAATATTCCAGTACTTGATGGTCGTAAGGGTTCTAATTTAACCCGTTATATTCCTGTGCCTAAATCTCCTCACGGTATGAATACTTCACCAAATGGTGAATACTTTGTCGCAAATGGTAAATTATCACCAACAGTTTCTATCATCTCGATTAAGAAACTGGATGATTTATTCGCCAACAAGATCAAACCACGTGACGCGATTGTTGCTGAACCAGAATTAGGCTTAGGGCCATTACATACAGCGTTTGATAACAAGGGGAATGCTTACACTACCTTGTTCCTCGATAGTCAGATTGCAAAATGGAATGTTGAAGATGCGATTGCTGCCCACAATGGCAAGAAAGTGAACTACATTCGTCAAAAATTGGATGTGCATTATCAACCGGGTCATAACCATACGTCACAAGGTGAAACTCGTGATGCGGATGGTAAATGGTTGATATCTTTATGTAAGTTCTCGAAAGACAGATTCTTACCAGTTGGTCCATTACGCCCGGAAAATGATCAATTAATTGATATTTCTGGTGACGAAATGAAACTCGTACATGACGGCCCAACCTATGCGGAACCACATGACTGTATGATAGTACATCGTAGCCGTATGAAGCCTAACAAGCTGTGGACCCGTGATGATCCTATCTTTGCTGAAACTTTAGCCCAAGCGAAACGTGACGGTGTTAACCCGATGACGGATAACAAGGTCATTCGTGACGGTAACAAGGTCCGTGTTTACATGACCTCGGTGGCGCCAACCTTTGGGTTGGAATCATTTAAAGTGAAGTTGGGTAATGAAGTGACGGTTATTGTGACTAACTTAGACATGGTTGAAGATGTTACCCATGGTTTCTGTATGACTAACCATGGTGTACAAATGGAAATTGGTCCACAGGCGACTTCTTCAATCACCTTTACCGCCGACAAGCCAGGTGTTCAGTGGTACTACTGTAACTGGTTCTGTCATGCATTACACATGGAAATGCGCGGCCGTATGCTGGTTGAAGCCTAA